In the genome of Myxococcus virescens, the window TGCTCGCCCTCGCCGGAAGGCAGGTAGGCGGGAACCTCCTCGACCTCGAAGTCCTCGGGAACCAGCTTGAAGGCGCCCCCACAGCCGGGCACCTCCGCCGTCAGGCGCGGCCAACCAGAATCCGTCACGATACCTCGAGCGTGGACAGCAGTTCCTTCACGCGGCGGGCCAGGTCCTCGTCCGCGCGTGACTCCAGCAACTCACCGGCCTGGAAGAGCAGGAAGAACATCATGTCGCTGAGCGCCTGCCGGAAGGTCGCCAGGGGCTCACTGCCCAGCTGCGCGCGGTGGCGCTCGAAGCTCTCGATGAGCTTGTTCTCCGGGAGGCTGCCGTCCGGAGCGAAGGCCAGCCCTTCCAGCACCGGCGACGACGACAGGCCCTGACCGGAGAGGGCGGCGTTGGCCGCGGCGATGAACTCGCGATCCATGCCCTGCTTGGCCACCTCGTCGCGAATCTCCCGGAAGATGAAGTTGAAGACGCGGGCCACCGGGCGCGGATCCACCGTCACCACCGGGCGCGCGGGCGCGCGGGCCGGGGCCTGCGCCGTGCGCTCGGACGGCTGGGGAATCGGCGTCGGGACGCCCGGGCCAGGAACCATCAGCGGCTTGTCCGTCACCGAGGCGAAGCCGCCCTCCAGCAGGCGGAAGACCACCTTGGTGACGTCGAATTCCGACAGGCGCGCTGCGTGCCCCAGCTCCAGAATCGTGCGCCGGCCGTCGAGCAGGCCCAGCACCCGGTCCTCGTCCTCCTCCAGCTTGCCGTCCGAGGCGCGCTTGCGCGTCACGTACAGCCGGCCGTGGGGGATGCGCTTCCGGAAGTGCGCCATCTCGTCAATCTTCCGGATGCTGTCCATCAGCAGGCTCTGCGTGGACAGCTGGATGATGTGACCGGACTTGTCCTCCACCGGCTGGTCGATGAGGAAGAAGGTCCCCTCCCGGCACAGGACGATGGCGTGGAAGATTTCGCTCACCTGGTGGGTGACGCACTTGAAGAGGTCGTGCGACTTGAGCAGCCCCTTCTCCACCAGCGAGCGCCCCACCTTGGAGGGCGGTTGCTCACGCAGCGCCGCCTCCACCTGGGCGCGCTCCACGTAGCCCATCCGCACCAGCACCTCGCCCAGCCGGTCGGCCGGGTCGTCGGAGGAGGCGCCGCGCACCTCACCCTCGCGCAGGGTGACGGAGCGCTCTCCGCCCGGCGAGTGGACGCGCACCACGCCGCTCCAGCGCGACTGGCTGAGGAAGGCGATGAGGTCCGACAGCGGGAAGCCGCCCGCGTCCCCCGCCAGCACCACGCGCGGCACTGGGATGGAGCCGCCCTCCGCGGGCGTGCGGGAGAACACCAGCAGGTCGGGCGCCGTCGCCATCAGCGCGTACGTTCCCGAGCGCCCCGCCAGCGGTGAAGGCACATGCCGGTCCTCGGGGACGAGCTGCGCCGACGCGTCGATGCGGAAGCGGGGTGTCATGGCGGCGTCAGTCAGCCGCCCAGGCGTTCTTGTTGGCGGACCACTCCAGCTCGTCTTCCAGGCTGTGCGACAGCATCTCCGCCTCCACGAAGGACAGGTCCAGCGCACGTCCGTTGAAGTACACGGAGGGCGTGCCGCTGATGCCCGCCGCGCGGCCCTGGCTGCGGTAGCCGTCCAGCTCTTCCTTATACGCGTCCGTCTTCAGCAGCGCCGCCAGCTTTGCGCCATCCAGGCCCAGCGACGTCGCCAGGGCGGCAATCGCATCTGGCTTGAGGTTGGACTGGTGCTCGAAGAGGGCGTCGTGCATCTGCCAGAACTTGCCCTGGTCCCTCGCCCACAGCGCAGCCTGCGCCGCCGGCTTCGCGTTGGCGTGCATGGACAGGGGGAACGGCAGGTAGCAGAAGCGCACCTGCTGCGCGTGCTTCTTGGCGAAGGCCTCCAGCACCGGGCGGGCCTTGGCGCAATACGGGCACTCGAAGTCGGAGAACTCCACCACCGTCACCGGCGCGCCGGCCGGGCCCATGCACATCCGGTCATCCACCTTGAACTGCGCCCGCGGGTCGCGGAAGGCGGAGTAGTACGTCGACAGGGAGAGGATGACCTCGGTGGCCGGGCTGCCCTCGGACACCCTGCGCGCGGCCAGCTGCGCCATGCGCCGGGCGTGCTTGCAGGGAGTGTGCGACTTCAGACAGGTGCCCAGCGTGTGGGGGCAGCCGCAGTAGCAGAACTCGTCATTGAAGACCGTGCCCAACTCCCGCTTCGCCGTGGGCGACAGCGAGGAGAAGTCCATGCCCGGGATGCCCGACACGGCCGCGGCCGGGTCCACGGGCGCGGTGGCGGGCTCGGCCGGGGCCGGAGCGGCAGGAGCCTGCGGGGCGGGCGACGCCGACTGCCCACCCGTCGGGGCCGCGCTCTCGGGATTCTTGCACCCTGGGGCCGTCAGGACCGCGACGGCCAGCAGGGGAACGACACGCTTCCAGCAGAAAAGGAGCACGCGGCGGGTCTTAGCGACGCGCGCGGGGCTTGTAAAGCAACGCCAGCCTTGGCAGGGAAGCGCCTGTTCATCATGCCCAGAGTCCTGCTGCTGCATACCGGGGGTACGCTCGGAATGGCCGGGGGGCGCCCGTCCG includes:
- a CDS encoding DUF4388 domain-containing protein gives rise to the protein MTPRFRIDASAQLVPEDRHVPSPLAGRSGTYALMATAPDLLVFSRTPAEGGSIPVPRVVLAGDAGGFPLSDLIAFLSQSRWSGVVRVHSPGGERSVTLREGEVRGASSDDPADRLGEVLVRMGYVERAQVEAALREQPPSKVGRSLVEKGLLKSHDLFKCVTHQVSEIFHAIVLCREGTFFLIDQPVEDKSGHIIQLSTQSLLMDSIRKIDEMAHFRKRIPHGRLYVTRKRASDGKLEEDEDRVLGLLDGRRTILELGHAARLSEFDVTKVVFRLLEGGFASVTDKPLMVPGPGVPTPIPQPSERTAQAPARAPARPVVTVDPRPVARVFNFIFREIRDEVAKQGMDREFIAAANAALSGQGLSSSPVLEGLAFAPDGSLPENKLIESFERHRAQLGSEPLATFRQALSDMMFFLLFQAGELLESRADEDLARRVKELLSTLEVS
- a CDS encoding DsbA family protein; translated protein: MLLFCWKRVVPLLAVAVLTAPGCKNPESAAPTGGQSASPAPQAPAAPAPAEPATAPVDPAAAVSGIPGMDFSSLSPTAKRELGTVFNDEFCYCGCPHTLGTCLKSHTPCKHARRMAQLAARRVSEGSPATEVILSLSTYYSAFRDPRAQFKVDDRMCMGPAGAPVTVVEFSDFECPYCAKARPVLEAFAKKHAQQVRFCYLPFPLSMHANAKPAAQAALWARDQGKFWQMHDALFEHQSNLKPDAIAALATSLGLDGAKLAALLKTDAYKEELDGYRSQGRAAGISGTPSVYFNGRALDLSFVEAEMLSHSLEDELEWSANKNAWAAD